Proteins found in one Pseudomonas sp. P8_241 genomic segment:
- a CDS encoding cupin domain-containing protein has protein sequence MDVGERLQSIRRLKGLSQRELAKRAGVTNSTISMIEKNSVSPSISSLRKVLGGIPMSMVEFFSEEILQEKPTQIVYKANELIDISDGAVTMKLVGRAHPSRAIAFLNEIYPPGADTGDEMLTHEGEETGILVEGKLELVVGQETFVLEAGDSYYFESTKPHRFRNPFDAPARLISAATPANF, from the coding sequence TTGGACGTCGGTGAACGACTGCAATCCATCCGTAGGCTCAAAGGCCTTTCCCAGCGTGAACTCGCCAAACGGGCGGGGGTCACCAACAGCACGATTTCGATGATCGAGAAGAACAGCGTCAGCCCTTCCATCAGTTCGTTGCGCAAAGTGCTGGGCGGAATTCCCATGTCCATGGTCGAGTTCTTTTCCGAAGAAATCCTGCAGGAAAAACCGACTCAGATTGTCTACAAGGCTAACGAGCTGATCGATATTTCCGACGGCGCGGTGACCATGAAACTGGTCGGTCGGGCGCACCCGAGCCGGGCTATCGCGTTCCTCAATGAAATCTACCCGCCAGGCGCCGACACCGGTGACGAGATGCTCACCCACGAGGGCGAGGAAACCGGAATTTTGGTCGAAGGCAAGCTGGAGTTGGTGGTCGGGCAGGAAACTTTTGTGCTCGAAGCCGGCGATAGCTACTACTTTGAAAGTACCAAGCCACACCGTTTCCGGAATCCGTTCGATGCGCCTGCGCGACTAATCAGCGCAGCCACACCGGCGAATTTCTAA
- a CDS encoding YkgJ family cysteine cluster protein has protein sequence MSCNSQTIRTLRQQIPSFECVPGCHDCCGPVTTSPEEMSRLPRKTRAEQDAAMDELNCVHLGPNGCTVYEERPLICRLFGTTKTLPCPNGRGPVELIHPRAEKQVFEYMASNRQVLV, from the coding sequence ATGAGCTGCAACAGTCAGACAATTCGCACTCTGCGCCAGCAAATTCCTTCGTTTGAATGCGTCCCCGGCTGCCATGACTGCTGCGGACCGGTGACCACTTCGCCGGAAGAAATGTCGCGCCTGCCGCGCAAGACTCGCGCCGAGCAGGATGCGGCGATGGATGAACTCAATTGCGTTCATCTGGGGCCGAACGGTTGCACGGTGTATGAAGAGCGGCCGCTGATCTGCCGATTGTTTGGTACGACCAAGACCTTGCCATGCCCGAATGGGCGCGGGCCGGTGGAACTGATTCACCCGCGGGCGGAGAAGCAAGTGTTTGAGTACATGGCCTCGAACCGACAGGTGTTGGTTTAA
- a CDS encoding xanthine phosphoribosyltransferase yields MEALHQKIREQGIVLSDQVLKVDAFLNHQIDPALMKLIGDEFATLFKDSGITKIVTIEASGIAPAIMTGLNLGVPVIFARKHQSLTLTENLLSATVYSFTKQTESTVAISPRHLTSSDRVLIIDDFLANGKASQALISIIKQAGATVAGLGIVIEKSFQGGRAELDSQGYRVESLARVKSLAGGVVTFIE; encoded by the coding sequence ATGGAAGCCCTGCACCAGAAAATCCGCGAACAAGGCATCGTGCTTTCCGACCAGGTCCTGAAGGTCGACGCCTTTTTGAACCACCAGATCGACCCGGCCCTGATGAAGCTGATCGGCGACGAATTCGCCACGCTGTTCAAGGATTCGGGCATCACCAAGATCGTCACCATCGAAGCCTCGGGTATCGCGCCGGCGATCATGACTGGCCTGAACCTTGGCGTGCCGGTGATTTTCGCCCGTAAACACCAGTCCCTGACCCTGACCGAAAACCTGCTGTCGGCGACCGTTTACTCGTTCACCAAGCAGACCGAAAGCACCGTGGCGATCTCCCCGCGCCACCTGACCAGCAGCGACCGCGTGCTGATCATTGATGACTTTTTGGCCAACGGCAAGGCGTCCCAGGCGCTGATTTCGATTATCAAACAGGCTGGCGCGACCGTCGCAGGCTTGGGGATCGTGATCGAGAAGTCGTTCCAGGGTGGCCGTGCGGAACTGGATTCACAGGGTTATCGCGTTGAGTCACTGGCCCGGGTGAAGTCGCTGGCCGGTGGCGTTGTGACCTTCATCGAGTAA
- a CDS encoding c-type cytochrome, whose amino-acid sequence MKMLAVPATVLALWAASAQAATNDEIAKRLEPVGQVCVTGKECKGMEVAASAGGGGGAKAPKDVIAKHCNACHGTGLLGAPKIGDKAAWKERADHQGGLDGILAKAITGINAMPPKGTCADCSDDELKGAIKEMSGL is encoded by the coding sequence ATGAAAATGCTGGCTGTACCAGCAACCGTATTGGCCCTATGGGCTGCCAGCGCTCAAGCTGCGACCAACGACGAAATTGCCAAACGCCTTGAGCCAGTCGGCCAGGTCTGTGTGACGGGCAAAGAGTGCAAGGGCATGGAAGTCGCCGCTTCGGCGGGCGGCGGTGGCGGTGCCAAGGCGCCTAAAGATGTTATTGCCAAACATTGCAACGCTTGCCACGGCACCGGCCTGCTGGGCGCACCGAAAATCGGCGACAAGGCAGCCTGGAAAGAACGTGCTGATCACCAGGGCGGCCTCGACGGCATCCTCGCCAAAGCCATTACCGGCATCAACGCGATGCCGCCTAAAGGCACCTGCGCTGACTGCTCCGATGACGAGCTGAAGGGCGCTATCAAAGAGATGTCCGGTCTGTAA
- a CDS encoding Lrp/AsnC ligand binding domain-containing protein, giving the protein MRTNTQTKRELDKIDRNILRILQADGRISFTELGEKVGLSTTPCTERVRRLEREGIIMGYNARLNPQHLKGSLLVFVEISLDYKSGDTFEEFRRAVLKLPHVLECHLVSGDFDYLVKARISEMASYRKLLGDILLKLPHVRESKSYIVMEEVKESLTLPIPD; this is encoded by the coding sequence ATGCGTACCAACACTCAGACCAAACGTGAGCTGGACAAGATCGACCGCAACATCCTGCGGATCCTGCAAGCGGACGGGCGTATCTCATTTACGGAGCTGGGGGAAAAGGTCGGGCTCTCGACCACGCCCTGTACCGAGCGGGTCCGGCGCCTGGAGCGCGAAGGAATCATCATGGGCTACAACGCCCGGCTCAATCCGCAGCACCTGAAGGGTAGTTTGCTGGTGTTCGTCGAGATCAGCCTGGACTACAAGTCCGGCGATACTTTCGAAGAATTTCGCCGCGCGGTGCTGAAACTGCCCCACGTACTGGAATGCCACTTGGTGTCTGGGGATTTCGATTATCTGGTGAAGGCGCGGATTTCCGAGATGGCGTCCTACCGCAAGCTACTGGGCGACATTCTGCTCAAGCTGCCGCATGTGCGCGAATCCAAGAGCTATATCGTGATGGAAGAGGTGAAGGAGAGCCTGACGCTGCCGATTCCGGACTGA
- the alr gene encoding alanine racemase, whose translation MRPARALIDLQALRHNYQVARELTGAKALAVIKADAYGHGAVRCAQALEAEADGFAVACIEEALELRAAGIRAPILLLEGFFEADELALIVEHDFWCVVHSLWQLEAIEKAVLSKPITVWLKLDSGMHRVGLHPADYQAAYQRLQASDNVAKVVLMSHFARADELHEQASTDQVAVFETARKGLSAEVSLRNSPAVLGWPQIHSDWVRPGIMLYGATPFEEANEVAARLQPVMTLESKVISVRELPAGEPVGYGAKFITPKPMRIGVVAMGYADGYPRLAPTGTPVLVAGQRSQLIGRVSMDMLCIDLTDVPQAGLGSTVELWGKNILASDVAIAAGTIPYQIFCNLRRVPLLYSGA comes from the coding sequence ATGCGTCCTGCCCGTGCCCTGATCGACCTTCAAGCCCTGCGCCACAACTACCAGGTTGCCCGTGAACTCACGGGGGCCAAAGCCCTCGCCGTGATCAAGGCCGATGCCTATGGCCATGGCGCGGTGCGCTGTGCCCAGGCGCTGGAAGCCGAGGCAGATGGTTTTGCTGTGGCCTGTATCGAAGAGGCATTGGAGCTGCGGGCGGCGGGCATTCGTGCACCGATCCTGCTGCTGGAAGGTTTTTTCGAAGCCGACGAGCTGGCGCTGATCGTCGAGCATGATTTCTGGTGCGTGGTGCACTCGCTGTGGCAACTCGAAGCCATCGAGAAAGCGGTGTTGAGCAAACCGATCACCGTGTGGCTGAAGCTTGATTCGGGCATGCACCGTGTCGGGCTGCACCCTGCGGACTATCAGGCGGCCTATCAACGACTGCAGGCCAGCGACAATGTCGCGAAAGTAGTGTTGATGAGTCACTTCGCCCGTGCCGATGAGCTGCACGAACAGGCCAGCACTGATCAAGTGGCGGTGTTCGAAACGGCGCGCAAGGGCTTGTCCGCCGAGGTCAGCCTGCGTAACTCGCCGGCGGTGCTGGGTTGGCCACAGATTCACAGCGATTGGGTGCGTCCCGGCATCATGCTCTACGGTGCCACGCCATTCGAAGAAGCCAACGAAGTGGCTGCGCGTCTGCAACCGGTGATGACGCTGGAATCGAAGGTAATCAGCGTGCGTGAACTGCCGGCCGGCGAGCCTGTGGGTTACGGCGCCAAATTCATCACTCCAAAACCGATGCGTATTGGCGTCGTGGCCATGGGGTACGCCGACGGCTACCCGCGTCTGGCACCGACCGGCACGCCAGTGCTGGTGGCGGGGCAGCGTAGCCAGCTGATTGGTCGGGTGTCGATGGACATGCTCTGCATCGACCTGACCGATGTGCCGCAAGCCGGTCTGGGTTCGACCGTCGAGTTATGGGGTAAAAACATTCTCGCCAGTGACGTGGCCATTGCTGCCGGCACCATTCCTTACCAGATTTTCTGCAACCTGCGCCGGGTGCCACTGCTCTATTCCGGGGCTTAG
- a CDS encoding acetyl-CoA hydrolase/transferase C-terminal domain-containing protein, whose translation MVQLVAIEQAVDDVLARLPAHIHLGLPLGLGKPNHFVNALYRRIVQLPERRLTIYTALCLGRPSLGDGLQKRFLEPFSERVFGDYPELDFLADLRRDNLPGNIHIQQFFMQPGSLLNSSAAQQYYVSSNYSHAARDINAAGLNLVAQLVASDAEHPDRLSLSCNPDITLDLLPMITKRRVAGETILLVGQVHKDLPYMPGDAEVGIDTFDLLIDEKDSTTLFSTPNMPVGFQDHFIGLHASALVRDGGTLQIGIGSMGDALTAALLVRQAENDGYTALLSDINLSPWAQLIEREGGLKTFAKGLYGCSEMFVNGLLVLADAGIVRRKVYPDIDTQQQANAGTLDEAAQTDGISVHGGFFLGPRSFYERLRELPHSKRLEFNMTRISYINELYGQEALKRLQRLDARFINTAFTVTLLGAAVADQLEDGRVLSGVGGQYNFVVQGHALEGARSILLLRSWRESGGDVSSNIVWEYGHCTIPRHLRDIVVTEYGIADLRGKTDAAVIEALLNISDSRFQPGLIEQAQKVGKLPKDFQLDPRFSDNRPERLQAIQARHPQLFAEYPLGCDFTEVERDVLRALSWLKSKFRLSEVLELGKAALDAPEPGAFSEHLDRMQLAKPQGLKEDLYQRLLLSGLKATESL comes from the coding sequence ATGGTTCAGCTGGTTGCTATCGAACAGGCAGTGGACGACGTCCTGGCACGGTTGCCGGCGCATATTCACTTGGGCCTGCCGTTGGGGCTGGGCAAGCCCAATCATTTCGTCAACGCGCTGTATCGACGTATCGTGCAGCTGCCCGAGCGGCGGCTGACGATCTATACCGCGCTGTGCCTGGGTCGCCCGTCCTTGGGCGATGGTTTGCAAAAACGCTTCCTCGAACCCTTCTCCGAACGGGTTTTTGGCGATTATCCGGAGCTGGATTTCCTCGCCGATCTGCGCCGCGATAACCTGCCGGGCAACATCCACATCCAGCAATTCTTCATGCAACCCGGCAGTTTGCTCAACAGTTCGGCAGCCCAGCAGTATTACGTCAGCAGCAACTACAGCCACGCTGCCCGGGACATCAACGCGGCCGGGCTGAACCTGGTGGCGCAGTTGGTGGCCAGCGATGCCGAGCATCCTGATCGCCTGAGCCTGAGCTGCAACCCGGACATTACCCTCGACCTGCTGCCGATGATCACCAAGCGCCGTGTCGCAGGGGAAACCATCCTGCTGGTCGGCCAGGTCCACAAAGATCTGCCTTACATGCCGGGTGATGCAGAGGTCGGTATCGATACCTTCGACCTGCTGATCGACGAAAAAGACAGCACCACGTTGTTTTCCACGCCGAACATGCCGGTAGGGTTTCAGGACCACTTTATCGGGCTTCACGCCAGTGCCCTGGTGCGCGATGGCGGCACGTTGCAAATTGGCATCGGCTCGATGGGCGATGCGCTGACCGCGGCGCTGCTCGTCAGGCAAGCGGAAAACGACGGTTACACGGCTTTGCTGTCGGACATAAATCTCAGCCCTTGGGCGCAGCTGATCGAGCGCGAAGGAGGCCTCAAAACTTTCGCCAAGGGCTTGTATGGTTGCAGCGAAATGTTCGTCAACGGCCTGTTGGTGCTGGCCGACGCCGGGATCGTTCGGCGCAAGGTCTATCCGGATATTGACACGCAACAGCAGGCGAATGCCGGCACCCTCGACGAAGCGGCGCAAACCGATGGCATCTCGGTGCACGGAGGCTTTTTCCTCGGGCCGCGCAGCTTCTACGAACGCTTGCGTGAGTTGCCGCACAGTAAGCGGCTCGAATTCAACATGACCCGTATCAGCTACATCAACGAGCTCTACGGTCAGGAAGCGCTCAAGCGTTTGCAGCGGCTCGATGCGCGGTTCATCAACACGGCGTTTACCGTCACCTTGCTCGGCGCCGCCGTGGCGGATCAGCTGGAAGACGGCCGTGTGCTCAGCGGCGTGGGAGGGCAGTACAACTTCGTGGTGCAGGGGCATGCGCTGGAAGGCGCACGCTCGATACTGCTGTTACGAAGCTGGCGTGAATCGGGCGGCGACGTGAGCTCGAACATCGTCTGGGAATACGGCCACTGCACGATCCCCCGGCACCTGCGCGATATCGTGGTGACCGAGTACGGCATCGCCGACCTGCGCGGCAAGACCGATGCGGCGGTGATCGAGGCGTTGCTCAATATCAGTGACTCGCGCTTTCAGCCGGGGTTGATCGAGCAGGCGCAGAAAGTCGGCAAATTGCCGAAGGACTTCCAGCTAGATCCACGTTTCAGCGATAACCGTCCGGAGCGTTTGCAGGCGATACAGGCCCGGCATCCGCAGCTGTTTGCGGAATACCCACTGGGGTGTGATTTCACCGAGGTGGAACGGGATGTATTGCGGGCGCTGAGCTGGCTCAAGAGCAAGTTCAGGCTTAGTGAGGTGCTGGAGTTGGGCAAGGCAGCGCTGGATGCGCCAGAACCTGGGGCGTTTTCTGAACATCTGGATCGCATGCAGTTGGCCAAACCGCAAGGGCTGAAGGAAGACTTGTATCAGCGGTTGCTGCTCTCGGGCCTGAAAGCCACCGAGTCCTTGTAG
- a CDS encoding RidA family protein, with amino-acid sequence MSVQRQLTNERMSQIVTHNGTVYLAGQVGDDMNAGIEQQTRETLANIERLLDLAGTDKTNLLSVTIYLKDIDAHFEGMNAVWDKWLPKGVAPARATVESKLCEPEILVELSVVAALP; translated from the coding sequence ATGTCAGTCCAGCGCCAGCTCACCAATGAGCGTATGAGTCAGATCGTCACCCATAACGGCACGGTGTACCTGGCCGGGCAGGTCGGCGACGACATGAACGCCGGGATTGAGCAGCAGACCCGAGAAACGCTGGCCAACATCGAGCGCTTGCTCGATCTGGCCGGTACCGACAAAACCAATCTGTTGTCGGTAACGATTTACCTGAAAGACATCGACGCGCATTTCGAAGGCATGAACGCGGTGTGGGACAAGTGGCTGCCAAAAGGCGTCGCCCCGGCCCGTGCCACTGTCGAATCGAAACTGTGCGAGCCGGAAATCCTGGTTGAGCTGTCGGTTGTAGCCGCTCTGCCATAA
- the dadA gene encoding D-amino acid dehydrogenase, producing the protein MRVMVLGSGVIGTTSAYYLARAGFEVVVVDRQPAAAMETSFANAGQVSPGYASPWAAPGVPLKAIKWLLQRHAPLAIKATADIDQYLWMAQMLRNCTASRYAVNKERMVRLSEYSRDCLDELRAETGIAYEGRSLGTTQLFRTQAQLDGAAKDIAVLKESGVPFELLDRDGIARVEPALASVTDILAGALRLPNDQTGDCQMFTTKLAGMAANLGVQFRFGQDIQRLDFAGDRINGVWIDGKLETADRYVLALGSYSPQLLKPLGIQAPVYPLKGYSLTVPITNPAMAPTSTILDETYKVAITRFDNRIRVGGMAEIAGFDLSLNPRRRETLEMIVNDLYPQGGDLAQADFWTGLRPTTPDGTPIVGATPFKNLFLNTGHGTLGWTMACGSGRLLADLMAKKKPQISAEGLDISRYGKKIQESAKHVSPAPAHQ; encoded by the coding sequence ATGCGCGTCATGGTCTTGGGTAGCGGCGTCATCGGTACCACCAGTGCTTACTATCTGGCCCGTGCCGGGTTTGAAGTGGTGGTTGTGGACCGGCAGCCAGCTGCTGCCATGGAGACCAGTTTCGCCAACGCCGGCCAGGTGTCGCCGGGCTATGCCTCGCCGTGGGCCGCGCCGGGCGTCCCGCTCAAGGCCATCAAGTGGCTGTTGCAGCGCCACGCCCCGCTGGCGATCAAGGCAACTGCCGACATCGACCAATACCTGTGGATGGCACAGATGCTGCGCAACTGCACCGCCAGCCGTTACGCGGTGAACAAGGAGCGCATGGTCCGTCTGTCCGAGTACAGCCGTGACTGCCTCGACGAACTGCGTGCCGAAACCGGCATTGCCTACGAAGGCCGTAGCCTGGGCACCACCCAACTGTTCCGCACCCAGGCTCAACTGGACGGCGCCGCAAAAGACATCGCCGTACTGAAAGAGTCCGGCGTGCCGTTCGAGCTGCTCGACCGCGACGGTATTGCCCGTGTTGAGCCGGCGCTGGCCAGCGTCACCGACATCCTCGCCGGTGCCCTGCGCCTGCCGAACGATCAGACTGGCGACTGCCAGATGTTCACCACCAAGCTCGCCGGGATGGCTGCGAACCTGGGCGTGCAATTCCGTTTCGGTCAGGACATTCAGCGCCTCGACTTCGCCGGTGATCGCATCAACGGCGTGTGGATCGACGGCAAGCTGGAAACCGCCGACCGCTACGTGCTGGCCCTCGGCAGCTACTCGCCGCAACTGCTCAAGCCACTGGGGATCCAGGCTCCGGTGTACCCGCTCAAGGGCTACTCACTGACCGTGCCGATCACCAACCCGGCGATGGCCCCGACTTCGACCATTCTCGACGAGACCTACAAGGTCGCGATCACCCGTTTCGACAATCGCATTCGCGTTGGCGGCATGGCCGAGATTGCCGGTTTTGACCTGTCGCTGAACCCGCGTCGCCGCGAAACCCTGGAGATGATCGTCAACGATCTTTATCCTCAGGGCGGCGATCTGGCTCAGGCCGATTTCTGGACCGGCCTGCGCCCGACCACTCCGGACGGCACCCCGATTGTTGGCGCCACCCCGTTCAAGAACCTGTTCCTGAACACCGGTCACGGCACACTCGGCTGGACCATGGCGTGCGGCTCCGGTCGCTTGCTGGCTGACCTGATGGCGAAGAAAAAGCCGCAGATCAGCGCCGAAGGCCTCGATATTTCCCGTTATGGCAAAAAAATCCAGGAGTCTGCGAAACATGTCAGTCCAGCGCCAGCTCACCAATGA
- a CDS encoding NAD(P)/FAD-dependent oxidoreductase, giving the protein MTARAQQPVPSHQHTASYYAASSLPQPEYPALNGEVLADVCVVGGGFSGLNTALELAERGLSVVLLEAHKIGWGASGRNGGQLIRGVGHGLDQFANIVGDEGVRQMKLMGLEAVEIVRQRVERFQIPCDLTWGYCDLANKPRDLEGFAEDAEELRGLGYRYETRLLQANEMHTVVGSRRYVGGLVDMGSGHLHPLNLALGEAAAAQQLGVKLFEQSTVTRIDYGPEVKVHTAQGTVRAKTLVLGCNAYLSGLNPELSGKVLPAGSYIIATEPLSEEVAHALLPQNMAVCDQRVALDYYRLSADRRLLFGGACHYSGRDPKDIAAYMRPKMLEVFPQLADVKIEYRWGGMIGIGANRLPQIGRLKDQPNVYYAQAYSGHGVNATHLAGKLLAEAISGQHGGGFDLFAKVPHITFPGGKHLRSPLLALGMLWHRLKELR; this is encoded by the coding sequence ATGACCGCCCGTGCGCAACAGCCTGTCCCAAGCCATCAGCACACCGCTTCTTACTACGCTGCCAGCAGTCTGCCGCAGCCGGAATATCCGGCGCTCAATGGCGAAGTCCTGGCCGATGTCTGTGTGGTCGGCGGAGGATTTTCCGGGTTGAACACGGCACTCGAACTGGCCGAACGCGGTCTGAGTGTGGTGCTGCTCGAAGCCCATAAAATCGGCTGGGGTGCCAGCGGGCGCAACGGCGGGCAGCTGATACGCGGCGTCGGCCACGGTCTCGATCAGTTCGCCAACATCGTCGGGGACGAAGGTGTTCGGCAGATGAAACTCATGGGGCTGGAAGCCGTAGAAATCGTCCGCCAGCGCGTCGAGCGTTTTCAGATTCCCTGCGACCTGACGTGGGGCTACTGCGATCTGGCCAACAAGCCCCGGGACCTTGAGGGCTTCGCCGAAGATGCCGAAGAACTGCGCGGCCTCGGCTACCGCTACGAGACCCGTTTGCTGCAAGCCAATGAAATGCACACCGTGGTTGGCTCCAGGCGCTATGTCGGCGGCTTGGTTGACATGGGTTCCGGGCATCTGCATCCGCTGAACCTGGCCTTGGGCGAAGCTGCCGCTGCGCAGCAATTGGGCGTAAAACTATTTGAGCAATCGACCGTCACGCGCATCGACTACGGACCCGAGGTCAAGGTCCACACCGCCCAGGGCACGGTCCGCGCCAAGACACTGGTGCTGGGCTGCAACGCTTACCTGAGTGGGCTCAACCCCGAACTCAGCGGCAAAGTCCTGCCAGCCGGTAGCTACATCATTGCGACCGAGCCATTGAGCGAAGAAGTCGCCCACGCTTTGCTGCCGCAAAATATGGCTGTGTGCGATCAACGGGTGGCACTGGATTATTACCGTCTCTCGGCGGACCGGCGCCTGCTGTTCGGTGGCGCTTGTCATTACTCAGGCCGCGACCCGAAAGACATCGCCGCGTACATGCGCCCGAAAATGCTCGAGGTTTTCCCGCAGTTGGCTGACGTGAAGATCGAGTATCGATGGGGCGGCATGATCGGCATCGGCGCCAATCGCCTGCCGCAGATTGGCCGGTTAAAGGATCAGCCGAATGTGTATTACGCCCAGGCCTATTCCGGTCATGGCGTGAATGCCACGCACCTGGCGGGCAAGTTGCTGGCCGAAGCCATCAGCGGCCAGCACGGCGGTGGTTTTGATTTGTTCGCCAAGGTGCCGCATATCACCTTCCCCGGCGGCAAGCATCTGCGCTCGCCGCTTTTGGCGCTGGGGATGTTGTGGCATCGGCTGAAAGAGCTTCGCTGA
- the rep gene encoding DNA helicase Rep, with translation MSRLNPRQQEAVNYVGGPLLVLAGAGSGKTSVITRKIAHLIQNCGIRAQYIVAMTFTNKAAREMKERVGTLLRAGEGRGLTVCTFHNLGLNIIRKEHVRLGYKPGFSIFDETDVKALMTDIMQKEYSGDDGVDEIKNMIGAWKNDLILPPQALENARNPKEQTAAIVYTHYQRTLKAFNAVDFDDLILLPVKLFEEHADILEKWQNKVRYLLVDEYQDTNASQYLLVKMLIGKRNQFTVVGDDDQSIYAWRGARPENLMLLKDDYPSLKVVMLEQNYRSTSRILRCANVLISNNPHEFEKQLWSEMGHGDEIRVIRCRNEDAEAERVAVEILSLHLRTDRPYSDFAILYRGNYQAKLIELKLQHHQVPYRLSGGNSFFGRQEVKDLMAYFRLIVNPDDDNAFLRVINVPRREIGSTTLEKLGNYATERKISMYAATDEIGLGEHLDSRFTDRLSRFKRFMDRVREQCAGEDPISALRSMVMDIDYENWLRTNSSSDKAADYRMGNVWFLIEALKNTLEKDEDGEMTVEDAIGKLVLRDMLERQQEEEDGAEGVQMMTLHASKGLEFPYVFIMGMEEEILPHRSSIEADTIEEERRLAYVGITRARQTLAFTFAAKRKQYGEIIDCAPSRFLDELPPDDLAWEGNDDTPTEVKAVRGNNALADIRAMLKR, from the coding sequence ATGTCCCGACTCAATCCCCGGCAGCAAGAAGCCGTGAACTACGTCGGCGGCCCTCTATTGGTGCTCGCCGGTGCAGGTTCCGGCAAGACCAGCGTGATCACGCGCAAAATCGCGCACTTGATCCAGAACTGCGGCATCCGCGCCCAGTACATCGTCGCCATGACCTTCACCAACAAGGCCGCGCGCGAGATGAAGGAACGGGTCGGTACCCTGCTGCGCGCCGGCGAAGGCCGTGGGCTGACCGTCTGCACCTTCCACAACCTGGGCCTGAACATCATCCGCAAGGAACACGTGCGGCTGGGCTACAAACCGGGCTTCTCGATCTTCGACGAGACCGACGTCAAAGCCCTGATGACCGACATCATGCAGAAGGAATACTCGGGCGACGACGGCGTCGACGAGATCAAGAACATGATCGGCGCCTGGAAAAACGACCTGATCCTGCCGCCCCAGGCCCTGGAAAACGCACGCAACCCCAAGGAACAGACCGCTGCCATCGTCTACACCCACTACCAGCGCACGCTCAAGGCGTTCAATGCGGTGGACTTTGACGACCTGATCCTGCTGCCAGTGAAGCTGTTCGAAGAACACGCCGACATCCTCGAAAAGTGGCAGAACAAGGTGCGTTATCTGCTGGTCGACGAATATCAGGACACCAACGCCAGCCAGTATTTGCTGGTGAAAATGCTCATCGGCAAACGCAATCAGTTCACCGTGGTTGGCGATGACGATCAGTCGATTTACGCCTGGCGTGGAGCGCGGCCGGAGAACCTGATGTTGCTCAAGGACGACTATCCGTCCCTGAAAGTGGTGATGCTGGAGCAGAACTACCGCTCCACCAGCCGCATCCTGCGTTGCGCCAACGTGCTGATTTCGAACAACCCGCACGAATTCGAAAAGCAGCTATGGAGCGAGATGGGGCACGGCGACGAGATCCGCGTGATCCGTTGCCGCAACGAAGACGCCGAAGCCGAGCGCGTGGCGGTGGAAATCCTCAGCCTGCACTTGCGCACCGACCGCCCGTACAGCGATTTTGCGATCCTCTATCGCGGTAACTACCAGGCCAAGCTGATCGAGCTGAAGTTGCAGCATCACCAGGTGCCGTATCGCCTGTCCGGTGGCAACAGCTTTTTCGGACGTCAGGAAGTGAAAGACCTGATGGCCTACTTCCGCCTGATTGTGAACCCGGACGACGACAACGCCTTCCTGCGGGTGATCAACGTGCCGCGCCGTGAAATCGGTTCGACCACGCTTGAGAAGCTCGGCAACTACGCCACCGAGCGCAAGATTTCGATGTACGCCGCCACCGATGAAATCGGCCTGGGCGAGCATCTGGATTCGCGCTTCACCGATCGCCTGTCGCGCTTCAAGCGCTTCATGGACCGGGTGCGCGAGCAGTGCGCTGGCGAAGACCCGATCTCGGCCCTGCGCAGCATGGTCATGGACATCGACTACGAGAACTGGCTGCGCACCAACAGCTCCAGCGACAAAGCCGCCGATTACCGCATGGGTAACGTCTGGTTCCTGATCGAGGCGCTGAAGAACACCCTGGAAAAAGACGAAGACGGCGAAATGACCGTCGAAGATGCCATCGGAAAACTCGTCCTGCGCGACATGCTCGAACGTCAGCAGGAAGAAGAAGACGGCGCCGAAGGCGTGCAGATGATGACCTTGCATGCGTCCAAGGGACTGGAATTCCCCTATGTGTTCATCATGGGCATGGAAGAGGAAATCCTCCCACACCGCTCCAGCATCGAAGCCGACACCATCGAAGAAGAGCGCCGCTTGGCCTACGTGGGCATTACTCGCGCACGTCAGACGCTGGCGTTCACCTTCGCCGCCAAGCGTAAACAGTATGGCGAGATCATCGATTGCGCGCCTAGCCGCTTCCTTGATGAACTGCCGCCAGACGACCTGGCGTGGGAAGGCAACGACGACACACCGACCGAAGTCAAAGCCGTACGCGGAAACAACGCATTGGCGGATATACGCGCGATGTTAAAGCGCTAG